One region of uncultured Fusobacterium sp. genomic DNA includes:
- a CDS encoding CidA/LrgA family protein: MIREFLLIFIINYIGVILTEILHLPIPGTISGMLLLFALLYFKILKLVHIEKAGNFLLLNMTIFFLPPSVSLIENIALLKTGFIKIIFLVIVSTLITMIVTAITVQYLIERGEKR; this comes from the coding sequence ATGATTAGAGAATTCTTACTGATATTTATTATAAACTATATAGGAGTAATCTTAACTGAGATTTTACATCTACCTATTCCAGGAACAATAAGTGGAATGTTACTTTTATTTGCATTACTTTATTTTAAAATTTTAAAACTTGTACATATAGAAAAAGCTGGAAACTTTTTACTTTTAAATATGACCATATTTTTTCTACCGCCATCTGTGAGTTTAATAGAAAATATAGCATTACTTAAGACAGGATTTATAAAAATAATATTTTTAGTAATAGTTTCTACACTTATAACAATGATAGTTACAGCTATTACTGTACAATATTTAATAGAAAGAGGAGAAAAGAGATAA
- a CDS encoding tetratricopeptide repeat protein: MKKFIYLCLLLFLAGCTSIENLVDNKNENIIEKNYGSEELKTQEIILNSSDPAGILNDISNSLKRGYVREYNSSYSNKYEVYVGDYLSIPLGIGEDSYNMFFYPLGTSYEMEIRDGKLLFRGIYQGNYEVMLYSAGSFSRKITIQNKLKYQFEEQNNYELIQQSYKAGNIKLLSDSVAIHRIAFPNSFRDKEISFMLIDLAGKDGNAKIIKDEIDFLQKYTKLDEYDKLNIINSLKLIQDKNFEISNSLLEFDSSATNLNQEIVQLILAKENPTQEEIIFLEKVYSSNAIPDSNLGNFIGNWYIKNGNALKGASYLTGNSENPLENITGGIIPTNPETTVTPENLETQNYTQYLTFFEDGKKNFEKENYIEAVIYFEKALGLNRDYIEQKDIYFYMGESHFRTENYAEAVKDFKNSLNLEKNDEKKAEIYYNIGIAYDKLGDKEQAVNYLTYVRQNYKNSSWSVKSSLYLLQQMQQYPTN; this comes from the coding sequence ATGAAAAAGTTTATATATTTATGCTTGTTACTTTTTTTAGCTGGATGTACAAGCATAGAGAATTTAGTAGATAATAAAAATGAAAATATTATAGAAAAAAACTATGGTTCAGAAGAGTTGAAAACTCAAGAGATAATATTAAATAGTTCAGATCCTGCTGGAATTTTAAATGATATATCTAATAGTTTAAAAAGAGGTTATGTAAGAGAGTATAATTCAAGTTATAGCAATAAATATGAAGTTTATGTAGGAGATTATCTATCTATTCCATTAGGAATAGGAGAGGATAGTTACAATATGTTTTTTTATCCACTAGGAACATCTTATGAGATGGAAATAAGAGATGGAAAACTACTGTTTAGAGGAATATATCAAGGAAATTATGAAGTTATGTTATATTCAGCTGGTTCTTTTAGTAGAAAGATAACTATTCAAAATAAATTAAAATATCAATTTGAAGAGCAAAATAACTATGAACTTATACAACAAAGTTATAAAGCTGGAAATATAAAACTTTTATCAGATAGTGTAGCAATCCACAGAATAGCTTTTCCAAATAGTTTTAGAGATAAAGAGATATCTTTTATGCTAATAGATTTAGCTGGAAAAGATGGAAATGCTAAAATAATAAAAGATGAAATTGATTTTCTTCAAAAATATACTAAATTAGATGAATATGATAAGTTGAATATAATAAACTCATTAAAATTAATTCAAGATAAAAATTTTGAAATAAGTAATTCATTACTTGAGTTTGATAGTTCAGCTACAAATTTGAATCAAGAGATAGTTCAATTAATTTTAGCTAAAGAGAATCCAACTCAAGAAGAGATAATATTTTTAGAAAAAGTATATAGTTCAAATGCAATTCCAGATAGTAACTTAGGAAACTTTATAGGAAATTGGTATATAAAAAATGGAAATGCTTTAAAGGGAGCTAGTTATTTAACTGGAAATAGTGAAAATCCATTAGAAAATATAACTGGGGGAATAATTCCTACAAATCCAGAAACAACAGTTACTCCAGAAAATTTAGAAACTCAAAATTATACTCAATATCTAACATTTTTTGAAGATGGAAAGAAAAATTTTGAAAAAGAAAACTATATAGAAGCTGTAATATATTTTGAAAAAGCTTTAGGTTTAAATAGAGATTATATTGAACAAAAAGATATATATTTCTATATGGGAGAGAGTCATTTTAGAACAGAGAATTATGCAGAAGCTGTAAAAGATTTTAAAAATTCTTTAAATTTAGAAAAAAATGATGAAAAAAAAGCAGAAATATATTATAATATAGGAATAGCGTATGATAAACTTGGAGATAAGGAGCAAGCTGTAAATTATTTGACATATGTAAGACAAAATTATAAAAACTCCTCTTGGAGTGTAAAGAGTAGTTTATATCTTTTACAACAGATGCAACAATATCCAACAAATTAA
- a CDS encoding DUF1934 family protein, whose amino-acid sequence MKKFIIKNTDSYGEKNFEIVKGTSREEGDQIIYEYESKLGKCELTLSDRRAIISRKGEVSAIIDVNLDEITEFMYITKEMRKNFKIQGEKIEIDRENSIVEFSYKIFEGIEELNKITITIKSY is encoded by the coding sequence ATGAAAAAATTTATAATTAAAAATACAGATAGTTATGGAGAAAAAAATTTTGAAATAGTAAAAGGAACTTCTAGAGAAGAGGGAGATCAGATAATTTATGAATATGAGAGTAAATTAGGAAAGTGTGAGTTAACATTATCTGACAGAAGAGCAATTATCTCTAGAAAGGGAGAAGTATCAGCTATAATAGATGTAAACCTTGATGAAATTACAGAATTTATGTACATAACAAAGGAGATGAGAAAAAACTTCAAAATTCAAGGAGAAAAGATAGAGATAGATAGAGAAAATTCCATAGTGGAATTTTCTTATAAGATTTTCGAAGGGATAGAGGAGTTGAATAAAATAACAATAACGATAAAAAGTTATTGA
- a CDS encoding LrgB family protein, giving the protein MEGITSNPLFGVIISLIAFEIGKFIFEKTKMAIFNPLLIATLIVMGFLQIFNISVGDYMLGGNLIVFFLAPATVVLAIPLYQKMDLLKKYFIPIIGGGIVGAIVAIISVIILGKILGIDHQLLVSFMPKSITTPIGIELSKMLGGIPSITVFAIIITGITGNVTAPFIYTIFKIKNPIAKGLGLGISSHAVGTSRAIEMGEVEGAMSALAIVIAGILTIILAPILNAFV; this is encoded by the coding sequence ATGGAAGGAATAACAAGTAATCCACTTTTTGGAGTAATTATTAGTTTAATAGCTTTTGAGATAGGAAAGTTTATATTTGAAAAAACAAAAATGGCAATATTTAATCCACTTTTAATAGCTACATTGATAGTTATGGGATTTTTACAAATTTTTAATATAAGTGTTGGAGATTATATGTTAGGAGGAAATTTAATAGTATTTTTCTTAGCTCCAGCAACAGTAGTTTTAGCAATTCCTTTATATCAAAAAATGGATCTTTTAAAAAAATATTTTATACCAATTATTGGTGGAGGAATAGTAGGAGCTATTGTAGCTATAATCTCTGTTATTATTTTAGGAAAAATTTTAGGAATAGATCATCAGCTTTTAGTTTCTTTTATGCCAAAATCTATAACTACTCCAATTGGAATAGAACTTTCTAAAATGTTAGGAGGAATCCCCTCAATTACAGTTTTTGCAATAATTATAACAGGAATTACTGGAAATGTTACAGCTCCTTTCATCTATACAATTTTTAAAATAAAAAATCCCATAGCCAAAGGATTAGGGCTTGGGATTTCAAGTCATGCAGTAGGAACAAGTAGAGCTATAGAAATGGGAGAAGTAGAGGGTGCTATGAGTGCTTTAGCTATTGTAATAGCTGGAATACTTACAATCATTTTAGCTCCAATTTTAAATGCTTTTGTATAA
- the lysS gene encoding lysine--tRNA ligase, with product MERYFDRIANDNLVMEKWKKVEELKEMGIKPFGEKFDKKNMIGDILKHTPEEELTFKTAGRIMAYRGKGKTAFVHIEDISGRVQVYLRKDELGEANYELVKKLGVGDIIGVEGTLFVTSTGELTLRASQVTLLCKNIRSLPEKFHGLTDVETRYRKRYVDLIMNKEVRDTFVKRTRIISGIRRILDNKGFLEVETPLMHPILGGAAARPFITHHNTLDIDLYMRIAPELYLKRLIVGGMERVYELGRNFRNEGMSTRHNPEFTMIEMYQSYADFRDMMDLAEEIISTLAKEVLGSTTITYNGKEIVLENFKRVHMVDLVKEVTGVDFWDKNITFEEAKALAKQHHVEVPDHMNTVGHIINQFFEEKCEETIVQPTFVYGHPVEISPLAKRNEEDPRFTDRFELFIDAREYANAFSELQDPADQRGRFEAQVEEAERGNDEATPVIDDDFVEALEYGLPPTGGMGIGIDRLIMLLTNSESIRDVLYFPQMKPRD from the coding sequence ATGGAGAGATATTTTGATAGGATTGCCAATGACAACCTTGTCATGGAAAAATGGAAAAAAGTTGAAGAACTAAAAGAAATGGGAATAAAACCATTTGGAGAAAAGTTCGACAAGAAGAATATGATAGGAGATATATTAAAACATACTCCAGAAGAGGAATTAACATTTAAGACTGCTGGAAGAATAATGGCATATAGAGGAAAGGGAAAAACAGCTTTCGTTCACATAGAAGATATTAGTGGAAGAGTACAAGTTTATTTAAGAAAAGATGAGTTAGGGGAAGCTAACTATGAACTTGTAAAAAAATTAGGAGTAGGAGATATTATTGGAGTAGAAGGAACACTTTTCGTTACTTCAACTGGAGAACTTACTTTAAGAGCTAGTCAAGTAACTCTATTATGTAAAAATATTAGATCGTTACCTGAAAAATTCCACGGACTTACTGACGTAGAAACTAGATATAGAAAAAGATATGTAGACCTTATTATGAATAAAGAAGTAAGAGATACATTTGTAAAAAGAACAAGAATAATATCTGGAATTAGAAGAATACTAGATAATAAAGGATTCTTAGAGGTTGAAACACCACTTATGCACCCTATTTTAGGAGGAGCTGCTGCTAGACCATTCATTACTCACCACAACACATTAGATATAGATCTTTATATGAGAATAGCTCCAGAGTTATACTTAAAAAGACTTATAGTTGGAGGAATGGAAAGAGTTTATGAACTAGGAAGAAACTTCAGAAATGAAGGTATGAGTACTAGACATAACCCAGAATTTACAATGATTGAAATGTACCAATCATATGCTGATTTCAGAGATATGATGGACTTAGCTGAAGAGATAATCAGTACTCTAGCTAAAGAAGTATTAGGAAGTACAACTATTACTTACAATGGAAAAGAGATAGTATTAGAAAACTTTAAAAGAGTTCACATGGTTGACTTAGTAAAAGAAGTTACAGGAGTTGACTTCTGGGATAAAAATATCACATTTGAAGAAGCAAAAGCTTTAGCTAAACAACACCATGTAGAAGTACCTGATCATATGAATACAGTAGGACACATTATAAACCAATTCTTCGAAGAAAAATGTGAAGAAACAATAGTTCAACCTACATTTGTATATGGACACCCAGTTGAAATTTCTCCATTAGCTAAGAGAAATGAAGAAGATCCAAGATTTACAGATAGATTTGAATTATTTATTGATGCGAGAGAATATGCTAATGCTTTCTCTGAGTTACAAGATCCAGCTGACCAAAGAGGAAGATTTGAAGCTCAAGTTGAAGAAGCTGAAAGAGGAAATGACGAGGCAACTCCAGTAATTGATGATGATTTCGTAGAAGCATTAGAGTATGGATTACCACCTACAGGAGGAATGGGAATAGGAATAGATAGACTTATTATGTTATTAACTAACTCTGAGTCTATTAGAGACGTATTATACTTCCCACAAATGAAACCAAGAGACTAA